Proteins encoded within one genomic window of Lampris incognitus isolate fLamInc1 chromosome 1, fLamInc1.hap2, whole genome shotgun sequence:
- the LOC130120476 gene encoding probable pancreatic secretory proteinase inhibitor: protein MIGKMLLLCLVFLLSVDAEDKSRLYRRPSCGDMSVSQACPLNYAPLCGSNGVTYPNECALCVHRLETNTDILIVKDGPC from the exons ATGATTGGGAAGATGCTGCTGCTCTGCTTGGTGTTCCTCCTCTCCGTGG ATGCGGAGGACAAGTCCCGGCTCTACCGGAGG CCTTCCTGTGGTGATATGAGCGTGTCTCAGGCCTGTCCCCTCAACTACGCCCCGCTCTGCGGCAGCAACGGGGTCACCTACCCCAACGAGTGTGCCCTGTGTGTCCACCGACT GGAGACAAACACGGACATTCTGATCGTGAAAGACGGCCCCTGCTGA